In Alphaproteobacteria bacterium, a single window of DNA contains:
- a CDS encoding alpha/beta hydrolase, translating to MPRITTDDNVELYYEDSGTGLPIIFVHEFAGDHRSWEPQVRHFARTNRCITFSARGFPPSDVPEDPTMYSQDRARDDILAVIDCLEIESAHVNGLSMGGFAALHFGLHYPDRALSLVVAGCGYGAGEGVREQFQRETTMAADLMESESMDVFGAAYAVGPTRVQFQNKDRRGWQEFETRLREHSGLGSANTMRGVQGNRPSLYDLEDSLRALTVPMLILNGDEDGPCLDVSLFLKRCVTSSALALLPRTGHTCNLEEPALYNQLCETFMRQVDSGRWSPRDSRSITKGILSTTDDP from the coding sequence ATGCCAAGAATAACCACCGATGACAACGTCGAGCTCTACTATGAAGACAGCGGAACGGGGCTGCCGATCATCTTCGTGCATGAGTTTGCCGGTGACCATCGCAGTTGGGAACCGCAGGTTCGCCACTTCGCCCGGACCAACCGCTGCATCACCTTCAGCGCCCGTGGATTTCCGCCTTCCGATGTGCCGGAAGATCCCACGATGTACAGCCAGGACCGCGCCCGAGACGACATTTTGGCCGTGATCGACTGTTTGGAAATCGAATCAGCCCACGTCAACGGCTTGTCGATGGGTGGGTTCGCGGCGCTGCATTTTGGCTTGCATTACCCTGATCGCGCTCTGTCGCTGGTGGTCGCCGGTTGCGGCTATGGCGCCGGCGAGGGGGTGCGCGAACAGTTTCAACGCGAAACGACGATGGCAGCCGATCTCATGGAAAGTGAATCCATGGATGTGTTTGGCGCGGCTTACGCCGTGGGGCCCACCAGGGTGCAGTTTCAAAACAAAGACCGGCGCGGCTGGCAGGAGTTCGAAACCCGGCTCAGGGAGCATTCCGGCCTGGGCTCGGCCAACACCATGCGCGGCGTGCAAGGCAACCGGCCGTCGCTTTATGACCTCGAAGATAGTTTGCGCGCTCTGACGGTGCCGATGCTCATCCTCAATGGCGACGAAGACGGCCCCTGCCTCGACGTCAGTCTGTTCCTCAAACGCTGCGTCACGTCATCGGCCCTGGCCTTGCTGCCGCGCACCGGCCATACCTGTAACCTGGAAGAGCCGGCGCTCTATAATCAGCTTTGCGAAACCTTCATGCGCCAAGTC